One Myxosarcina sp. GI1 genomic window carries:
- a CDS encoding exopolysaccharide biosynthesis protein, protein MSLKFSREIELLLIKLAAKPITLGEMLEETAERGFSLIISLLALPFLFPMPPGLSSVMGTGCLVLGGQMALGSKSPWLPQRVAKFKFPRSLCQKLLQNVRRLTLRLEIILCPRWKRVATNIYVWKSNGFCIAWLSILLMLPIPFTNPLPASTILLLAIATLEADGLVMCIGYFFTIVNTVFFFFIGYAFWQAPNLLPNFFR, encoded by the coding sequence ATGTCTCTTAAATTTTCACGAGAAATTGAACTATTACTTATAAAATTAGCTGCTAAACCAATAACTCTCGGCGAGATGCTCGAAGAAACTGCCGAACGAGGATTTAGTTTGATTATTAGTTTATTAGCATTACCCTTTTTATTTCCGATGCCTCCTGGTTTGTCTAGCGTAATGGGTACTGGATGCTTGGTGTTGGGAGGACAAATGGCGCTAGGTAGCAAATCGCCTTGGCTGCCGCAACGAGTAGCTAAATTTAAATTCCCTCGTAGCCTTTGCCAGAAATTATTACAAAATGTTCGTCGCCTTACTCTTAGATTAGAGATAATTTTATGTCCGCGTTGGAAACGAGTAGCCACTAATATTTATGTCTGGAAAAGCAACGGCTTTTGTATCGCTTGGCTATCAATCTTACTAATGTTGCCAATTCCTTTTACCAATCCTTTGCCAGCCTCGACAATTTTGCTGTTGGCAATAGCTACTTTGGAAGCCGATGGCTTAGTAATGTGTATCGGTTATTTTTTTACTATAGTCAACACTGTATTTTTTTTCTTTATCGGCTATGCCTTTTGGCAAGCACCTAATTTATTACCCAACTTTTTTAGATGA
- a CDS encoding Hsp20/alpha crystallin family protein produces the protein MALTRYNPWQEMNSLQRQLNRLFDDALTPESWSDFNNLSRVPAAEITEKNDALHLKLEVPGMEAKDLDIQVMADRVAISGERKSETKSEDSGKTRSEFRYGKFSRVIPLPVKIQNTNVTAEYKDGILNLTLPKSEAEKNKVVKINLGEAKNQTA, from the coding sequence ATGGCTTTAACAAGATACAATCCCTGGCAAGAAATGAACTCTTTACAACGTCAACTAAATCGTTTATTCGACGATGCTTTAACTCCCGAATCTTGGAGTGACTTTAATAATTTGTCTAGAGTTCCTGCTGCCGAAATTACCGAAAAAAATGATGCTTTGCATCTCAAACTCGAAGTTCCTGGCATGGAAGCTAAAGATCTAGATATTCAGGTTATGGCAGATCGCGTAGCGATTTCTGGCGAACGCAAATCAGAAACTAAATCTGAAGACAGTGGTAAAACCAGAAGTGAATTTCGTTACGGCAAATTCTCTAGAGTAATTCCTCTACCCGTAAAAATTCAAAACACCAATGTTACTGCCGAATACAAAGACGGTATTCTCAATCTGACTCTACCTAAATCGGAAGCAGAAAAAAATAAGGTAGTGAAAATTAATCTTGGTGAAGCTAAAAACCAAACTGCATAA
- a CDS encoding NIL domain-containing protein: MQKLLTQTKSEIDSNRLTQTRIKIQVPERYHREPVIANLFYQHGLKVNIAAALLDANANGDGWFDLQLYGTQSQIDSGLIYLSEMNVRFWNEASELDGW; encoded by the coding sequence ATGCAAAAACTTCTTACTCAAACCAAAAGCGAAATAGATAGCAATAGACTAACGCAAACTCGCATCAAGATCCAAGTTCCCGAACGATACCATCGAGAACCTGTAATTGCTAATCTCTTTTACCAACATGGCTTAAAGGTTAATATTGCTGCGGCTTTGCTAGATGCTAATGCTAATGGAGACGGTTGGTTCGATCTCCAACTTTATGGGACTCAATCTCAAATCGATAGTGGCTTAATTTACCTTTCAGAAATGAACGTGCGGTTTTGGAATGAAGCCTCGGAACTCGATGGCTGGTAG
- the petN gene encoding cytochrome b6-f complex subunit PetN codes for MDILTLGWVGMLALFTWSLAMVVWARNGF; via the coding sequence ATGGATATTTTGACATTAGGTTGGGTTGGCATGCTCGCTTTATTTACTTGGTCTTTAGCAATGGTAGTATGGGCGCGTAACGGATTCTAA
- a CDS encoding sulfate ABC transporter substrate-binding protein: MIWSRYIKHHLRSRSGCPSDLSRSAHWHRQSPQRFIGLSLTGVLIGFTSTACSPADSNDAEASESVNLTLVSYAVTQSAYEKIIPEFAEQWKEKTGQTVTFDQSYGGSGSQTRAVVDGLEADVVALALALDTKKIEQAGLIKPGWEQELPNDSIVHKSVAAVVTRDDSVKISKWSDLANNNIHAITANPKTSGGARWNFLALWGSVTEAGGTEQQAEDFVEKVYLNVPVLPKDAREATEVFYKQGQGNALINYENEVLLAKQQGDTLPYFIPTDYNISIDSPVAVVDANVDKHNTREVAEAFVNFLYTPEAQREFARVGFRPVDQSVAAEFASQYPKIDKLFTIESMGGWDKVQTKFFADKAIFDKIQEKALTAK; the protein is encoded by the coding sequence ATGATTTGGAGCCGATATATCAAACACCACCTGCGATCGCGAAGCGGATGCCCTTCGGACTTATCGCGCTCTGCGCACTGGCATCGCCAATCGCCACAAAGATTTATAGGTTTGTCGCTGACAGGAGTGTTAATTGGTTTCACCAGTACCGCTTGTTCGCCAGCAGATAGCAATGATGCTGAGGCTAGCGAGTCGGTAAATTTAACTTTGGTATCTTATGCAGTTACTCAAAGTGCCTACGAAAAAATCATTCCCGAATTTGCCGAACAGTGGAAAGAAAAAACTGGACAAACCGTCACTTTCGACCAAAGCTATGGCGGTTCTGGTTCGCAAACTCGCGCCGTAGTTGATGGACTAGAAGCCGATGTAGTTGCATTGGCACTGGCACTAGACACCAAAAAAATTGAGCAAGCGGGATTAATCAAACCAGGTTGGGAACAAGAGTTGCCCAATGACTCCATCGTTCACAAGTCGGTAGCGGCAGTTGTGACTCGCGATGATAGCGTAAAAATAAGTAAATGGTCGGATTTGGCTAATAATAATATTCACGCCATTACTGCTAACCCTAAAACATCTGGAGGTGCGCGGTGGAACTTTTTAGCTTTATGGGGTTCTGTCACTGAAGCTGGTGGCACCGAGCAACAGGCGGAAGATTTTGTTGAAAAAGTTTATCTCAATGTACCCGTACTGCCTAAAGATGCTCGCGAGGCAACAGAGGTATTTTACAAACAGGGACAGGGAAATGCCTTAATCAACTATGAAAACGAGGTACTGTTGGCAAAACAGCAGGGAGATACACTACCCTACTTTATTCCCACCGACTACAACATTTCTATTGACAGTCCAGTTGCGGTAGTTGATGCCAATGTAGACAAACACAATACTCGTGAGGTAGCAGAAGCCTTTGTTAATTTCTTATACACACCCGAAGCACAGCGAGAATTTGCTCGTGTCGGTTTTCGTCCAGTAGACCAAAGTGTAGCAGCAGAGTTTGCCAGTCAATACCCTAAAATCGACAAGCTATTTACTATCGAAAGTATGGGCGGATGGGACAAAGTGCAAACTAAATTCTTTGCCGATAAAGCAATTTTCGACAAAATTCAGGAAAAAGCTCTCACAGCGAAATAA
- a CDS encoding DUF362 domain-containing protein produces the protein MYKVSLIRASSYDLTKLRSHLEYLLAPLGGIKAIVSKGDRVLLKPNLLTGSRPTKECITRPELVYCIAQLVKDAGGKPFLGDSPAFGSAKGVAKANGYLPLCQELDLPIVEFKGKRYQTESENFNHLRLSKEAMDADVVINLPKVKSHMQLTMTMGVKNLFGCVPGKMKAWWHMEAGKDADRFGEMLVETARAIAPDLTIIDGIIGHEGNGPSGGEPRNLGILGASTDVFALDRAFIDILNVEPQLVPTLAAQFRLGLCEDLAEIEFPYCKPQELQVTNWKLPDAIMPIDFGLPRVMRSTFKHFYIRFVREPIKAYTR, from the coding sequence ATGTATAAAGTCAGTCTAATCCGCGCCAGTTCTTACGACTTAACCAAACTGCGATCGCACTTGGAATATTTACTCGCACCCTTGGGGGGAATAAAAGCGATAGTTAGTAAAGGCGATCGTGTCTTACTAAAGCCCAATTTACTTACAGGTAGTCGTCCCACTAAAGAATGTATAACTCGTCCAGAGTTAGTTTACTGTATCGCTCAACTGGTAAAGGATGCAGGGGGTAAACCATTTTTAGGTGACAGTCCCGCTTTTGGTAGTGCCAAAGGTGTAGCTAAAGCCAATGGTTACTTACCCTTGTGTCAGGAATTAGATCTGCCAATTGTGGAATTTAAAGGCAAACGTTACCAGACGGAAAGCGAAAACTTCAATCATCTGCGACTTTCTAAAGAAGCAATGGATGCAGACGTGGTAATTAATTTACCTAAAGTCAAATCCCATATGCAGCTTACGATGACTATGGGGGTTAAAAATCTCTTTGGCTGCGTTCCTGGAAAAATGAAAGCCTGGTGGCACATGGAAGCAGGTAAAGATGCCGATCGCTTTGGTGAAATGCTGGTAGAAACGGCGAGAGCGATCGCCCCCGATTTAACTATTATTGACGGTATTATCGGACATGAGGGTAATGGTCCTAGCGGTGGCGAACCGAGAAATTTAGGCATTCTTGGCGCATCTACCGATGTTTTTGCTTTAGATCGTGCCTTTATCGACATTCTCAACGTCGAACCGCAATTAGTACCAACTCTAGCCGCGCAGTTTAGATTGGGGTTGTGTGAAGATTTAGCTGAGATTGAATTTCCTTACTGTAAACCCCAGGAACTACAGGTAACAAACTGGAAGTTGCCCGATGCGATAATGCCTATTGACTTTGGTTTGCCTCGCGTGATGCGATCGACCTTCAAGCACTTTTATATTCGCTTCGTGCGCGAACCGATTAAAGCTTATACCAGATGA
- the ntrB gene encoding nitrate ABC transporter permease, with protein sequence MNLSILAVAGQIAWKRIKPVVIRDTVLLPAAGFLGLILVWWAIALVRHELMPTPPEALIENLDYIFHPFYRRGPGDLGLGWLLLASLRRVTIGFLIGAAVAIPVGFLIGMSRSAMLAINPLIQVLKPVSPLAWLPIALAIFNLANPSAIFVIFITSLWSTIINTAMGVASVPKDYQDVARMLEMPTWKKIVKIILPASLPYIFTGLRISLGVAWLVIVAVEMLTGGIGIGFFVWDEWSRLNLSSVFLAVFVIGLTGLILDYLLSLLETWITHRPARS encoded by the coding sequence ATGAATTTGTCTATTCTTGCCGTTGCTGGGCAGATAGCCTGGAAGCGAATTAAGCCCGTAGTCATTCGTGACACTGTTTTATTACCTGCGGCGGGTTTTTTAGGTTTGATACTTGTTTGGTGGGCGATCGCGCTAGTACGCCACGAACTAATGCCCACACCCCCAGAAGCTCTAATCGAAAATTTAGACTATATTTTTCATCCCTTTTATCGTCGGGGACCTGGAGATTTAGGATTGGGTTGGCTATTGCTAGCAAGTTTGAGAAGGGTTACTATTGGCTTTTTAATCGGGGCGGCAGTAGCCATTCCCGTAGGATTTTTAATTGGAATGTCGCGATCGGCGATGCTGGCAATTAACCCCTTGATTCAAGTTCTCAAGCCCGTATCCCCTCTAGCGTGGTTGCCAATCGCTCTGGCTATTTTCAATCTTGCCAATCCTTCGGCAATTTTTGTAATTTTTATAACTTCTCTGTGGTCTACGATTATTAATACTGCGATGGGCGTAGCCAGCGTACCAAAAGACTATCAAGATGTGGCGCGAATGCTGGAAATGCCCACTTGGAAAAAGATCGTGAAAATTATTTTACCTGCCAGCTTGCCCTATATTTTTACTGGCTTGCGAATTAGTTTGGGGGTTGCCTGGTTAGTCATCGTAGCAGTAGAGATGTTGACTGGCGGTATCGGTATTGGCTTTTTTGTCTGGGATGAATGGAGTCGCCTCAATCTCAGTTCGGTATTTTTGGCTGTATTTGTTATCGGTTTGACGGGTTTGATCCTCGACTACCTCTTGAGTTTGTTGGAAACATGGATAACCCATCGTCCCGCTCGTTCTTAG
- a CDS encoding CmpA/NrtA family ABC transporter substrate-binding protein: MNKLTRRALLQGLGASASAIAFASCTNSSRTTSKLTKPALAVEPVVNPKSLEKPNLTIGYVPVNDCAPFAVAWEKGLFHKYGLNVTLSREASWANSRDGVIFGRLDASPVVSGAVMNARAGAEGARKAPLCAAMTIHRHGNAMTLSKELWDAGVRPWQDYRGDLEQFGRDLDGYFGKAPPEKRAWAVVLSSAIYEYFTRYLIAATGLDPVEEFRILITPPPQMVSNMRIGAMQGYMVAEPWNTRAISGNEGIGFTFAQGREIWKGHPDRVLAVMESFIDENPKTYRSLVKALIEACQYCSKPENRPEVAEIISGRSFTGAEPKITSAGIVGNYNYGGFDDKQRIVKSLETTLFFDLPSDVSTIPNDHSTFLWQSQNLWLLTQAVRWQQVERFPKNADEIARKAWRTDLYREIAAEMGIECPTENHKVESAEAFIDNKAFNPSDPVGYLNSFKIRANAPRSFFMS; the protein is encoded by the coding sequence ATGAATAAGCTAACTCGAAGAGCCTTACTACAAGGCTTGGGGGCGAGTGCGTCAGCGATCGCCTTTGCTTCTTGTACTAATAGCAGTCGCACTACCTCAAAGTTAACCAAACCTGCCCTAGCAGTCGAACCAGTTGTAAATCCCAAAAGTTTAGAAAAACCCAATCTAACTATTGGCTATGTTCCCGTTAATGACTGTGCGCCCTTTGCCGTTGCCTGGGAAAAAGGTTTATTTCACAAGTATGGTTTAAATGTCACTCTCAGCCGCGAGGCTAGTTGGGCTAACTCTCGCGATGGGGTAATTTTTGGTCGCCTCGATGCTTCACCTGTAGTTTCTGGGGCGGTGATGAACGCTAGAGCAGGAGCCGAAGGAGCGCGTAAAGCACCCTTATGTGCGGCTATGACGATTCACCGTCACGGTAACGCTATGACACTGAGTAAAGAACTTTGGGATGCTGGTGTTCGACCCTGGCAAGATTATCGAGGAGATTTAGAACAGTTCGGACGCGATCTAGACGGTTACTTTGGCAAGGCTCCTCCAGAAAAAAGAGCTTGGGCAGTAGTGCTAAGTTCGGCAATTTATGAATATTTTACGCGCTATTTAATTGCTGCTACAGGTTTAGATCCCGTCGAGGAGTTTCGCATTTTAATCACGCCGCCACCCCAAATGGTTAGCAATATGCGTATCGGTGCGATGCAGGGCTATATGGTGGCAGAACCATGGAATACACGGGCAATTTCTGGTAATGAAGGCATTGGGTTTACTTTCGCTCAGGGTCGTGAAATCTGGAAAGGACATCCCGATCGCGTTTTGGCAGTAATGGAATCGTTTATTGACGAAAATCCCAAAACCTATCGTTCTTTAGTCAAAGCATTAATTGAAGCCTGTCAATATTGCAGCAAACCAGAAAATCGCCCAGAAGTAGCCGAAATTATTTCTGGACGTTCTTTTACAGGTGCCGAACCTAAAATAACTAGTGCTGGTATTGTGGGCAATTACAACTATGGCGGTTTTGACGACAAGCAGCGAATTGTAAAGAGCCTGGAAACTACCCTGTTTTTCGATCTTCCTAGCGATGTTTCCACTATTCCCAACGATCATTCGACTTTTTTATGGCAGTCGCAAAACTTATGGCTACTTACCCAAGCAGTACGCTGGCAACAGGTAGAAAGATTTCCCAAAAATGCCGACGAAATTGCCCGTAAAGCTTGGCGTACCGATCTGTATCGAGAAATTGCTGCCGAAATGGGCATCGAATGCCCGACAGAAAATCATAAAGTCGAATCAGCAGAGGCATTTATTGATAATAAAGCCTTCAATCCTAGCGATCCCGTTGGCTATCTCAACAGCTTTAAGATTCGCGCTAATGCACCGCGCTCATTTTTTATGTCTTGA
- a CDS encoding ABC transporter ATP-binding protein yields the protein MYDYNTATTHYTRERDREEFLVIENLVKAFPTPDGGRVVILDGINLTIGAEEYISVIGHSGCGKSTLLRIVAGLDKATSGLVTLEGKEIRKPGADRMMVFQNYALLPWLTVRENIRLAVDEVLDGASRAEKAGLIDEHLAMVNLTQAADRYPDEISGGMKQRVGIARALITRPKMLLMDEPFGALDALTKRKLQKQVLEIWEGHRQAAMMITHDVDEAIYMSDRIILMTNGPEAKIGEILNVPFPHPRDRHAIYESEEYHKLRDRALDFLEQYQ from the coding sequence ATGTACGATTATAATACTGCGACAACACATTATACGAGAGAGCGCGATCGAGAAGAATTTTTAGTAATTGAAAATTTAGTCAAAGCTTTTCCTACTCCCGATGGCGGACGGGTAGTAATTCTCGATGGCATCAACCTAACTATTGGTGCGGAGGAGTATATTTCAGTTATCGGTCACTCTGGTTGCGGTAAATCGACTTTATTGCGAATTGTTGCTGGTTTAGACAAAGCAACTTCGGGATTAGTAACTTTAGAAGGTAAAGAAATTCGTAAGCCTGGTGCCGATCGCATGATGGTCTTTCAGAACTATGCACTGTTACCCTGGCTGACGGTTAGAGAAAATATTCGCTTAGCAGTAGATGAAGTTCTCGATGGGGCATCTCGCGCTGAAAAAGCTGGTCTGATTGACGAGCATCTAGCAATGGTTAATTTAACCCAGGCTGCCGATCGCTATCCCGATGAAATATCGGGAGGAATGAAACAACGAGTGGGAATTGCTCGCGCTTTAATTACTCGTCCGAAAATGCTGCTTATGGACGAACCTTTTGGTGCTTTAGACGCTCTTACTAAAAGAAAGCTACAGAAGCAGGTACTAGAAATTTGGGAAGGACATCGACAAGCGGCAATGATGATTACTCACGATGTTGACGAGGCGATTTATATGTCCGATCGCATCATTTTAATGACTAATGGACCAGAAGCCAAAATTGGGGAAATTTTAAACGTGCCTTTTCCTCATCCACGCGATCGCCACGCAATTTATGAATCAGAAGAATATCATAAATTGCGCGATCGCGCCTTAGATTTTTTGGAACAATACCAATAA
- the cysT gene encoding sulfate ABC transporter permease subunit CysT has protein sequence MTNYPLPILRSKLTSISLPKTITGFYLILFLILPIAALFSSALSVGVGEFRQIATSKIALSAYNVTFITALLAALVNGLMGTLVAWVLVRYEFPCKKLVDAIVDLPFALPTSVAGVVLATLYSEKGWIGGVFAPLGIKIAFTRLGVFVAMIFISLPFVVRTLQPVMQEMEKEVEEASRSLGANQLQTFWRVLFPPLIPPILTGIALGFSRAVGEYGSVVIISSSVPFKDLIAPVLIFQQLEQYDYAGATVIGTVLLLVSLGILLLINGLQQWSRRYAVE, from the coding sequence ATGACTAATTATCCACTACCAATTTTACGCTCGAAATTGACTTCAATTTCTTTACCCAAAACCATAACGGGATTTTATTTAATTCTGTTTTTAATCTTACCTATCGCGGCTTTATTCAGCAGTGCCTTAAGCGTTGGCGTAGGTGAATTTCGTCAAATTGCTACCAGTAAAATTGCTCTTTCCGCTTACAACGTTACCTTTATTACCGCCTTGCTTGCTGCTTTGGTTAACGGTTTGATGGGAACTTTGGTTGCCTGGGTATTAGTGCGTTACGAGTTTCCCTGTAAAAAATTGGTTGATGCGATTGTAGATTTACCCTTTGCCCTGCCAACTTCAGTCGCGGGGGTAGTGTTAGCAACTTTGTATAGCGAAAAGGGTTGGATCGGTGGAGTTTTTGCTCCTCTTGGCATCAAAATTGCCTTTACTCGCCTGGGCGTATTCGTAGCAATGATTTTTATTTCTCTACCCTTTGTCGTGCGAACCCTCCAGCCAGTAATGCAAGAAATGGAAAAAGAAGTAGAAGAAGCCTCGCGATCGCTTGGTGCCAACCAACTACAAACATTTTGGCGCGTGTTATTTCCCCCCTTAATACCGCCAATTTTAACGGGAATAGCATTAGGTTTTTCCAGAGCGGTTGGGGAATATGGTTCGGTAGTAATTATCTCCTCTAGCGTTCCGTTTAAAGATTTAATCGCTCCAGTTCTAATTTTCCAACAGCTAGAACAATATGACTATGCAGGTGCGACCGTAATTGGTACGGTGCTGTTACTGGTATCCCTGGGAATATTGCTACTAATCAACGGTTTACAACAGTGGAGTCGTCGTTATGCCGTTGAGTAA
- a CDS encoding cation-translocating P-type ATPase: MNFPTTSKSKTILQTSEPWQATDSERAIELLQSDRKRGLNSDEVKSRQHYFGVNELKETGGRSALSILWDQFTNIMLLMLIAVAIVSAILDLRQGNFPKDAVAISAIVILNGILGYLQESRAEQALAALKRLSSPQVRVIRNGNTQEVDARELVPGDIMLLEAGVQIAADGRLLEARNLQIAESTLTGEATAVDKDASAILAEDIALGDRINLVFQGTEVIRGRATAIVTRTGMETEIGRIAAMIQSVESEPTPLQQRMTQLGNVLVSGSMALVALVVIGGVLRAGWQFFDELLEISLSMAVAVVPEGLPAVVTVTLAIGTQKMIRRQALIRKLPAVETLGSVTTICSDKTGTLTQNKMVVQQVYTGSYNFSVTGEGYEPSGTFDCRESNSIKRKPEVNKLFQACVCCNDALLKQTKDRTKNNIEYSILGDPTEGALLALAGKADIFKENLDSKMPRLGEFPFSSERKRMSVIVANPNENELPYLMFAKGSPEIILARCNRWENKDTPEAIAEPQRQQILEINNKLASNGLRVLGFAYKPLAEVPPAGTEAEAENNLIWLGLVGMLDAPRTEVKEAVRRCKQAGIRTVMITGDHPLTAIAIAARLEIANNNESSLTGRKLEAMSTEELERVVEEVNIYARVAPEHKLRIVKALQKRGEFVAMTGDGVNDAPALKQADIGVAMGITGTDVSKEASDMILLDDNFATIVAATEEGRVVYDNIRRFIKYILGSNIGEVLTIAAAPLLGLGGVPLSPLQILWMNLVTDGLPALALAMEPAEPNVMRRPPYSPRESIFARGLGLYMLRIGIIFALLSISLMVWSYRYDSLDGDPDRWKTMVFTTLCLAQMGHAIAVRSDTRLTIEMNPFSNLYVLGAVILTTVLQLLLIYVEPLRNFFDTHLLSSTELAICFGFSMLMFVWIELEKLFQRWFLSRRRSSFL; the protein is encoded by the coding sequence ATGAATTTTCCTACTACTTCTAAGTCAAAAACAATACTTCAAACTAGCGAACCTTGGCAAGCAACCGATAGCGAACGAGCTATCGAATTACTACAAAGCGATCGCAAGAGAGGTTTGAATAGCGATGAAGTAAAAAGCAGACAGCACTACTTTGGCGTAAATGAACTAAAAGAAACTGGCGGACGCAGTGCCTTAAGCATTTTGTGGGATCAGTTTACCAACATCATGTTGCTGATGCTAATTGCGGTAGCGATAGTATCGGCAATTTTAGATCTACGTCAGGGCAACTTTCCTAAAGATGCCGTGGCGATCTCTGCCATCGTTATTTTAAACGGAATTTTGGGCTATCTCCAGGAAAGTCGGGCAGAACAAGCTTTAGCCGCACTCAAGCGTCTTTCTTCTCCCCAAGTACGAGTAATTCGCAACGGCAACACTCAGGAAGTCGATGCTAGAGAACTAGTACCAGGAGACATCATGTTGTTAGAAGCAGGAGTACAAATTGCTGCCGATGGACGCTTATTAGAAGCGCGAAATTTACAAATTGCCGAATCTACCCTCACGGGTGAAGCTACTGCGGTTGATAAAGATGCTAGTGCTATTTTAGCCGAAGATATTGCTCTAGGCGATCGCATCAACTTAGTGTTTCAGGGAACGGAAGTGATTCGGGGGAGAGCCACAGCAATCGTTACGCGCACGGGTATGGAAACCGAAATCGGTCGTATCGCTGCCATGATTCAAAGCGTAGAAAGCGAACCGACACCCTTGCAGCAAAGAATGACTCAACTAGGCAATGTCTTAGTTAGTGGTTCGATGGCTTTAGTAGCTCTAGTAGTTATTGGTGGGGTGTTGCGAGCGGGATGGCAGTTTTTTGACGAACTGTTAGAAATATCTTTGAGTATGGCTGTAGCAGTCGTGCCCGAAGGACTGCCTGCTGTAGTTACCGTTACTTTGGCAATTGGCACTCAAAAGATGATCCGCCGTCAGGCACTAATACGCAAACTCCCTGCAGTAGAAACCCTCGGTTCGGTAACTACTATCTGTTCTGATAAAACAGGAACTTTAACCCAAAACAAAATGGTAGTGCAGCAAGTATATACGGGTTCTTATAACTTTAGCGTTACGGGTGAAGGTTACGAACCATCAGGAACATTTGACTGTCGAGAAAGCAACAGCATTAAAAGAAAGCCAGAAGTCAACAAATTGTTTCAGGCTTGTGTCTGCTGTAACGATGCTCTACTAAAGCAAACCAAAGATCGTACCAAAAATAATATTGAGTATTCGATTTTGGGCGATCCGACAGAAGGAGCCTTACTCGCACTTGCTGGTAAGGCAGATATTTTCAAAGAAAATTTAGATTCCAAAATGCCCCGTTTGGGAGAGTTTCCCTTTTCCTCCGAACGCAAACGAATGTCGGTAATTGTGGCTAATCCTAACGAAAATGAACTGCCCTACCTGATGTTTGCCAAAGGCTCTCCTGAAATAATTTTGGCAAGATGCAATCGCTGGGAAAACAAAGATACTCCAGAAGCGATCGCCGAACCTCAAAGACAGCAAATTCTTGAAATTAATAACAAATTGGCAAGTAATGGCTTGAGAGTATTGGGTTTTGCTTATAAGCCCCTTGCCGAAGTTCCCCCCGCAGGTACAGAAGCTGAAGCCGAAAACAATTTAATTTGGTTGGGCTTGGTGGGAATGCTCGATGCACCCCGTACCGAAGTCAAAGAAGCCGTTAGACGCTGCAAACAGGCAGGAATTCGTACCGTAATGATTACTGGCGATCATCCCCTTACCGCTATAGCGATCGCCGCTCGCTTAGAGATTGCCAACAATAACGAAAGCTCTCTTACGGGACGGAAACTAGAAGCAATGTCTACGGAAGAACTAGAACGAGTAGTTGAAGAAGTAAATATCTATGCCCGCGTGGCACCAGAACACAAGCTACGCATCGTTAAAGCCTTACAAAAGCGTGGTGAGTTTGTAGCCATGACAGGAGATGGCGTTAATGATGCTCCCGCTCTCAAACAAGCCGATATTGGAGTGGCTATGGGAATTACGGGAACCGATGTCAGTAAAGAAGCCAGCGATATGATTTTACTGGATGATAATTTTGCTACCATCGTGGCTGCTACCGAAGAAGGCAGAGTAGTTTACGATAATATTCGTCGGTTTATTAAATATATCCTCGGTAGCAACATCGGTGAGGTGTTAACTATCGCCGCAGCACCATTACTCGGTTTGGGTGGAGTGCCTCTGTCTCCATTGCAAATTTTGTGGATGAACTTGGTAACAGATGGTTTACCCGCTTTAGCTTTGGCAATGGAACCAGCCGAACCCAACGTGATGCGCCGTCCTCCCTACAGTCCTAGAGAAAGTATTTTCGCTCGCGGCTTGGGTTTATATATGCTGAGAATTGGAATTATTTTTGCCTTATTATCGATTTCGCTAATGGTTTGGTCTTATAGATACGATAGTCTCGATGGCGACCCAGATCGTTGGAAAACAATGGTGTTTACTACCCTATGTCTGGCTCAAATGGGACACGCTATAGCAGTTCGTTCTGATACTAGACTTACTATCGAAATGAATCCTTTTTCTAACCTCTATGTATTGGGTGCGGTAATACTTACTACTGTTTTACAACTACTGCTTATTTATGTCGAACCTCTGCGTAACTTCTTTGATACTCACTTGCTTAGTTCTACAGAATTAGCTATATGCTTCGGTTTTAGTATGCTGATGTTTGTTTGGATAGAATTAGAGAAACTGTTTCAACGCTGGTTCTTGTCCCGTCGTCGCTCTTCTTTTTTGTAA